From a single Streptomyces liliifuscus genomic region:
- a CDS encoding fused response regulator/phosphatase, translated as MDGNANRTRTTVLIVDDVPASRYALGAVLRRAGHRVVPVASASEALVELDVRLRAGSLPDVALIDVGLPDMSGFELCRLLKAQPPMSTLPVVHFSAAAVAPADRCEGLESGGEAYLTVPAEPEEIRAVVRAAVRAARTRSGAETLVRRLTLLSGIIVTVQAARNLTELADASAEGAARLTGGPAVVFVLGPDGELYYSTSKGRSAFAVPDSHAQEAVVRLIGQISKGRTGVFRTVVPAHLWPMGFFRPGVRDDARLVLTLTQDGRAPVCFATPLRIPRPGEPDDAELVGRLAQATALAAEPLLMYQVERHVALTLQHSFLPQPHRLPDLAGVDVVVRYVPASRQTEIGGDFYAALRTDDGVLTAVGDVVGHSLEAATVMVEMRHALRAHCVEESDPAVLADRLDRMLQRYHPEVTATVCLVHVDPATGRTRIANAGHIPPLIVRDSGNAEYAKAAGPLLGLGLGLPRQPPVELFLDPTDRLLMVTDGLIETRGVDLAVSMEELRTAAAEAPPGVSALCDTLLERFGGAPDDDIAMLALRLG; from the coding sequence ATGGACGGCAACGCCAACAGGACGCGCACCACCGTGCTGATCGTCGACGACGTGCCGGCCAGTCGCTACGCGCTGGGGGCCGTCCTGCGCCGCGCCGGTCACCGGGTCGTCCCCGTGGCCTCCGCGAGCGAGGCGCTCGTCGAACTCGACGTACGGCTGCGCGCGGGATCCCTGCCCGACGTGGCCCTCATAGACGTCGGCCTGCCGGACATGAGCGGCTTCGAACTGTGCCGCCTGCTCAAGGCGCAGCCGCCCATGTCCACCCTGCCCGTCGTCCACTTCTCCGCCGCCGCCGTGGCACCCGCCGACCGGTGCGAGGGCCTGGAATCCGGCGGCGAGGCGTATCTGACGGTGCCCGCCGAACCCGAGGAGATCCGGGCCGTCGTACGGGCCGCCGTGCGCGCCGCCCGGACGCGCTCCGGCGCCGAGACGCTCGTACGCCGGCTGACCCTGCTGTCCGGGATCATCGTCACCGTCCAGGCCGCGCGCAACCTCACGGAACTCGCCGACGCGTCCGCCGAGGGCGCCGCCCGGCTCACCGGCGGTCCGGCCGTCGTCTTCGTCCTCGGCCCGGACGGCGAGTTGTACTACAGCACCTCCAAGGGCCGCAGCGCCTTCGCCGTGCCCGACAGCCACGCGCAGGAGGCCGTCGTCCGGCTGATCGGCCAGATCAGCAAGGGGCGCACCGGGGTGTTCCGTACCGTCGTGCCCGCGCACCTGTGGCCCATGGGCTTCTTCCGGCCCGGCGTTCGGGACGACGCCCGCCTGGTACTCACCCTGACGCAGGACGGCAGGGCACCCGTCTGCTTCGCCACGCCCCTGCGCATACCCCGGCCCGGCGAACCCGACGACGCGGAGCTGGTCGGCCGCCTCGCCCAGGCCACCGCGCTCGCCGCCGAACCCCTGCTGATGTACCAGGTCGAGCGCCATGTCGCCCTCACGCTCCAGCACAGCTTCCTGCCCCAGCCGCACCGGCTGCCCGACCTCGCCGGCGTCGACGTCGTGGTGCGCTATGTGCCCGCGTCCCGGCAGACCGAGATCGGCGGCGACTTCTATGCCGCGCTGCGCACCGACGACGGGGTGCTCACCGCGGTCGGGGACGTCGTCGGGCACTCGCTCGAGGCGGCCACCGTCATGGTCGAGATGCGTCACGCCCTGCGCGCCCACTGCGTCGAGGAGTCCGATCCGGCGGTGCTCGCAGACCGGCTCGACCGGATGCTGCAGCGCTATCACCCCGAGGTCACGGCCACCGTCTGCCTGGTCCACGTCGACCCGGCCACCGGGCGCACCCGGATAGCCAACGCGGGCCACATCCCGCCGCTGATCGTCCGCGACTCGGGCAACGCCGAGTACGCCAAGGCCGCCGGGCCGCTGCTCGGGCTCGGCCTCGGTCTGCCCAGGCAGCCGCCCGTGGAACTGTTCCTCGATCCCACGGACCGCCTCCTCATGGTCACCGACGGCCTCATCGAGACCCGAGGCGTCGATCTGGCGGTCTCCATGGAGGAGCTCCGCACGGCCGCGGCCGAGGCGCCGCCCGGGGTGTCCGCCCTGTGCGACACGCTTCTGGAGCGGTTCGGCGGGGCTCCGGACGACGACATCGCGATGCTTGCCCTGCGGCTAGGGTGA
- a CDS encoding 5-carboxymethyl-2-hydroxymuconate Delta-isomerase, producing MPQITVDYSTSLSDAFDRQGFAVALHAVVVETAAAKIEACKTRFRPAEDVVVGAEVSGHGLVHVTLALLAGRSEETKLLLTERVLEVLRVHVKPVDGVALHASAEVRDLDASYQKFVD from the coding sequence GTGCCGCAGATCACCGTTGACTACTCGACGTCCCTCTCCGACGCGTTCGACCGGCAGGGGTTCGCTGTCGCGCTGCATGCCGTGGTGGTGGAGACGGCCGCCGCGAAGATCGAGGCGTGCAAGACGCGGTTCCGGCCCGCGGAGGATGTTGTCGTGGGGGCGGAGGTGAGCGGGCATGGGCTCGTCCATGTCACGCTCGCGTTGTTGGCCGGGCGGTCCGAGGAGACGAAGCTTCTGTTGACCGAGCGGGTGCTTGAGGTTTTGCGGGTGCATGTGAAGCCGGTTGACGGTGTGGCGTTGCATGCGTCCGCGGAGGTGCGGGACCTTGATGCGTCTTACCAGAAGTTCGTGGACTGA
- a CDS encoding TetR/AcrR family transcriptional regulator → MTTGVRRRMGVEERRQQLIGVALDLFSRRSPDDVSIDEIAAAAGISRPLVYHYFPGKLSLYEAALKRASDDLAERFIEPQEGPLGARLLRVMRRYFDFVDQHGPGFSALMRGGPAVGSTNTNALIDGVRQAAYLQILAHLRIDRPPARLELVVRSWISLAESTALIWLDGRRIPRAELEAQLVHDFAALAAVSAAYDPEMADLLRHMLAEEPAEGPFTDLIGRLVSLAS, encoded by the coding sequence ATGACAACCGGGGTACGCCGCAGGATGGGTGTCGAGGAGCGGCGACAGCAGTTGATCGGCGTCGCCCTCGACCTGTTCAGCCGACGCTCGCCCGACGACGTCTCCATCGACGAGATAGCAGCCGCCGCGGGCATCTCGCGCCCGCTGGTCTACCACTACTTCCCCGGCAAACTCAGCCTGTACGAAGCCGCGTTGAAGCGGGCCTCGGACGATCTGGCGGAACGTTTCATTGAACCGCAGGAGGGCCCGCTGGGTGCCCGGCTGCTGCGGGTCATGCGGCGGTACTTCGACTTCGTCGACCAGCACGGGCCGGGGTTCTCCGCCCTGATGCGCGGCGGACCGGCGGTCGGCTCCACCAACACGAACGCCCTCATCGACGGCGTACGGCAGGCCGCGTACCTCCAGATCCTGGCGCATCTGCGGATCGACCGGCCGCCCGCCCGGCTCGAACTGGTCGTCCGCTCCTGGATCTCCCTGGCCGAGTCGACGGCCCTCATCTGGCTGGACGGCCGCCGCATCCCCCGCGCCGAGCTGGAGGCCCAACTCGTCCACGACTTCGCGGCCCTCGCCGCCGTAAGCGCCGCCTACGACCCCGAGATGGCCGACCTGCTGCGCCACATGCTCGCGGAAGAACCGGCAGAGGGCCCTTTCACGGATCTGATCGGCCGCTTGGTCTCACTGGCGTCGTAG
- a CDS encoding tetratricopeptide repeat protein: MDADWDKRVTAAWATFDDYAEAEAADFRAVIEALVAELPADSPVGPFERACAWDSTGHSDRAVPLYREALAGGLDGYRGRRAKIQLSSSLRNIGQPEEGVKLLTPELVAPSDELDDAVRATLALCLASLGREREGLSLVLGALAAHLPRYQRSMANYARLLVEPEA, encoded by the coding sequence ATCGATGCCGACTGGGACAAGCGAGTGACGGCCGCCTGGGCCACCTTCGACGACTACGCCGAGGCGGAGGCGGCCGACTTCCGCGCGGTGATCGAAGCACTGGTCGCCGAGCTTCCCGCCGACAGTCCGGTCGGCCCGTTCGAGCGGGCCTGCGCCTGGGACTCGACGGGCCACTCGGACCGGGCCGTGCCGCTGTACCGGGAGGCACTGGCGGGCGGGCTCGACGGCTACCGCGGCCGGCGCGCGAAGATCCAGCTCTCCAGCTCGCTGCGGAACATCGGGCAGCCGGAGGAGGGCGTCAAGCTGCTGACGCCGGAACTCGTCGCGCCCTCCGACGAGTTGGACGACGCCGTACGCGCCACACTCGCGCTGTGCCTGGCGAGCCTGGGCCGCGAGCGCGAGGGACTCTCGCTCGTCCTGGGCGCCCTGGCCGCTCATCTGCCGCGCTACCAGCGGTCCATGGCGAACTACGCGCGTCTGCTCGTGGAGCCGGAGGCGTAA